The following are from one region of the Prevotella communis genome:
- a CDS encoding 1-acyl-sn-glycerol-3-phosphate acyltransferase, producing MWQKFCNWLLFEKMGWTTEVTEEHPEKYIICLAPHTSNWDFLIGQLYNGAKGLGSNFLMKKEWFFWPLGPIFKWMGGIPVYRQKHTSMTDSMAETAKQTPVFHLCITPEGTRSRVEEWKKGFYFIALKAGIPILLYGLDYEKKHIKCTKTIIPTGDLEADMREIKLYFKDFKGKRPELFTIGNV from the coding sequence ATGTGGCAGAAATTTTGTAACTGGCTATTGTTCGAGAAAATGGGATGGACAACCGAAGTGACTGAGGAACATCCTGAAAAATACATTATCTGCCTGGCTCCCCATACCAGCAACTGGGACTTCCTCATCGGACAGCTCTACAACGGCGCCAAAGGTCTAGGCAGTAATTTTTTAATGAAAAAGGAGTGGTTTTTCTGGCCATTGGGTCCCATCTTCAAATGGATGGGCGGCATCCCCGTATACCGTCAGAAACATACCAGCATGACAGACTCTATGGCTGAAACAGCCAAACAGACCCCGGTATTCCATCTCTGCATCACCCCGGAGGGCACACGCTCACGTGTGGAGGAATGGAAGAAGGGCTTCTATTTCATTGCCCTGAAGGCAGGCATACCCATCCTGCTCTACGGACTCGACTACGAAAAGAAACACATCAAGTGCACGAAGACCATCATCCCCACAGGTGACCTGGAGGCCGACATGCGCGAAATTAAACTATACTTCAAGGATTTCAAGGGCAAGCGGCCCGAACTGTTTACAATTGGTAATGTCTAG